AATAGTAGTTACATTGTagcgaaaaatttcaatttaacaaAGGATGGAAATGGCCAGCAGCGccgcaaatgggtctggcagcaCAACTTCTCACAGTGGTGTCGTGGGCAATACTTTGCCATCTCTCTTTGTCAGTGATCATAATGGCGGTAGCACATTAGTTAATAGCAAGGATTTAGATGGTCTAATTGCTATGAACGATAGCGCACTTTCACAACAAATCGAATTTATTCTGCAAGAAGCTCCCATGGAGCATGATGACAATGATATAAACGATCATTTAAATAGTGACGGAActgcaaatataaatacagtCAGCAGCATTAACTCAAACCCTACCATTAAACTACAAAACCCACCGAATATCATAGTAACAAGCGCTTCCGAATTCCCAAGAGCACATGTGACCAGTGACGGTGCTGCGGCGACAATTGCAGCAACACAAGCAATGGCGCAACATCATTTATTAAATGGTCGTCGGATCATTATACAAACAACGCAAACATCAAATAtgattaaagaagaagaagccgaTCCCGAATTAAATGATGAGAATCTACAAGATATTGAAGAAGAGGAGCAAGCTGCTGAAGCTGAGGAGAATCAATTGCAGCTCCAGCATACAGCAGATATAAAAATGGAACAAGATGATAATGTGGAACAAGATTTTATTAGAAGTGgtataaattatataagtacGCCTACGATAACTGCACATCATACGCAACTGCATGGCGCACAAACACAACAAATAGTTTTGCCGGCCGGTTCAATAGTAGGCACAACAGCGACAGGCCGCACTTTGGCAGTGCCCGTATCCGAAGCGTTGGCACAACTGCAACGTCGACCGGTATATATCAGTAATGCAATGGGTGGCATGACTGGTGCTACTTTCGTGCGTATGCCAGCTGTGATAAGTCGCAGTCCGATGACTGTTTTAAATGTAGTACAACAGGGTGTACCCGGTGGTGGGCAAACACAACTTATCCTACAGGCAACACCTGTATCAAACACAGGCACACAAATGACAGTGGTTACTTCTAGTCCAACTGCAGCAACCACCGTACCCACATTACCACCAGTACCAACTGGCGTCACAGAAGTGGCAGTCACTGCCACGCCACCAACAATAATGCCAGCATTAACTGCTGCAACACCAACTCCAGCACAATCTACATCCCCATCGACAGCATCATCATCCTCGCCATTATCGTCTTCTGGTCATGTTGCGTCTTCCACCGTGGTAGCTACTACTGCTGCTGCTACGACGACTCCGTCGACGGCGGCGTCCAAAAGTAGTACAACTCACGCCACCTCAAATAGTAGCGGTAATACCAACTCAGCTTCCAGTGGCACTACTACTGGCAATTATCAATGTTTTTCATGTGTGGAAGAGTTCGAATCGAAAGAACTATACGACATCCATGTCTCAGGCCATGCCAACAACATGAAATGCGCTATATGTAACATGGTGCTGAAATCACTTAAAAACTATGAGAAACATTGTCTGCGCTGCAAGCCGTACGAGTGTCAAATATGTGGACGTGTTGTACGTTTCCGACCGAATTTCATCAAACACATGCGTGTGCACACGGGTCAGCAATCCGAACggcataaatacaaatgtgACGTATGTCACAAGGAATTcatgagttttgaatatttcaagGTGCACAAAAAGATTCACAATGAAAATGTGAATTTGACTTGCGAGATTTGCGGCAAAGTATTTAGTGCGTTGGCGTCACTGCGTGGCCACTCCAAATTGCATTCGGGTGTGAAATTGCACAAGTGAGTAAATGCATGCCCTTTTACAGgtgatttatatttacattttttttttgttttgtttacattttgttttcaGATGTGATGTGTGTGGCAAAGGTTTCGGTCAGCGCTATAATTTGAAGATACATGCGCGCACTCACACCGGCGACTTTCCGTTTGAGTGCAAAGTGTGCAAGAAGAAATTGCATACACAATCTTCCTTACAAACCCATATGCAAGTGCATCAGCGCGATCAGAACTCACAAGCCACCAACACGGCCAAGAATGATAAAAGCGCGACAAACTCTACAGCGTCGACGTCAGCAGCAGCGACGACAGCCACAATTGTAAAGCTAGAGCCACAGACAAAAGATGATGGCCCCAGCACCAGTGGCATGCAACGTcatttgcaaaaacaattaCTCGAGGATATGGAAGATGACAACTCAGGACTGAGTGATAGTATTCAAGGAGGTGACAATGTTAGTCGCATTGTCTCCACTTCTTCTTTGACCACAGGTGGTCGCCAGAATATGCAAACAACAACCGCTGAGGATTCCTCAAATGAGTCTTCAAATGCATCacatgatttaaagcaacaacaattgcgcCAACAACCACTCTTGGTGACACCCACACGCACCATTGTCATCAAGAATTATATGCAGAACGAACAGGGTGTTGCACTGGCACAGCCACAAACGCAGCATCAGACTAACGTCATACAGAGTAATAACCAAAGTGGCAGTAGCacgctgcaacaacaattgtTGCGCAAGACGCCCATAATACATTCTACAGGTGGCGCTGGTACACTCTCCTCCGCTTTGGCGAGCGTGGTGCAACAAATCGGTAAGCGgatgagaatttttttcaattgttttagtgttccaaatatttttgtttttgcattgatTACGCAATATTTCTCCATTTTAACAATTTAGTTGCTTTTCCTTCcactaaaacattttttcttcttatttcaaTATTATAGGCACCTCACCCTCGCCATCGCCTTCATCCTCGTCGACATCATGTTCCTCGTCAGTGGTTGTGTCGAAATCAGGTGCTCCGCTCTCACTCGCATCCACCGCCATTGGCACCTCCACCATACGCAGCACACGCAATCACTTGTCACAATTCAGTTCGTCTATAACCTCATCGAGCAGCCACCACCGTGCGTTACAGCGCAATAATAACCACCGAAAtcataacaacaa
The DNA window shown above is from Bactrocera tryoni isolate S06 chromosome 4, CSIRO_BtryS06_freeze2, whole genome shotgun sequence and carries:
- the LOC120775100 gene encoding uncharacterized protein LOC120775100, which encodes MEMASSAANGSGSTTSHSGVVGNTLPSLFVSDHNGGSTLVNSKDLDGLIAMNDSALSQQIEFILQEAPMEHDDNDINDHLNSDGTANINTVSSINSNPTIKLQNPPNIIVTSASEFPRAHVTSDGAAATIAATQAMAQHHLLNGRRIIIQTTQTSNMIKEEEADPELNDENLQDIEEEEQAAEAEENQLQLQHTADIKMEQDDNVEQDFIRSGINYISTPTITAHHTQLHGAQTQQIVLPAGSIVGTTATGRTLAVPVSEALAQLQRRPVYISNAMGGMTGATFVRMPAVISRSPMTVLNVVQQGVPGGGQTQLILQATPVSNTGTQMTVVTSSPTAATTVPTLPPVPTGVTEVAVTATPPTIMPALTAATPTPAQSTSPSTASSSSPLSSSGHVASSTVVATTAAATTTPSTAASKSSTTHATSNSSGNTNSASSGTTTGNYQCFSCVEEFESKELYDIHVSGHANNMKCAICNMVLKSLKNYEKHCLRCKPYECQICGRVVRFRPNFIKHMRVHTGQQSERHKYKCDVCHKEFMSFEYFKVHKKIHNENVNLTCEICGKVFSALASLRGHSKLHSGVKLHKCDVCGKGFGQRYNLKIHARTHTGDFPFECKVCKKKLHTQSSLQTHMQVHQRDQNSQATNTAKNDKSATNSTASTSAAATTATIVKLEPQTKDDGPSTSGMQRHLQKQLLEDMEDDNSGLSDSIQGGDNVSRIVSTSSLTTGGRQNMQTTTAEDSSNESSNASHDLKQQQLRQQPLLVTPTRTIVIKNYMQNEQGVALAQPQTQHQTNVIQSNNQSGSSTLQQQLLRKTPIIHSTGGAGTLSSALASVVQQIGTSPSPSPSSSSTSCSSSVVVSKSGAPLSLASTAIGTSTIRSTRNHLSQFSSSITSSSSHHRALQRNNNHRNHNNNSSNNHRRRHPTHLDDDDDDDLDDFVDSTRAHHRSLRVNGQHFDDDDDDEKSSPSLATAAIIKVEPNLYSSGSGDNSNEMLIKEEVMFEDSANHSPHSPPSSKFRMSNFDSDLDHHVDLNHSLPPYGNLFDPHSIPDTIPVQLYPDDDDDFRLDHSSLGPLHQTSSSTTDGDFIKKEWVYGTGSNYTMNGKFGDDSDALCDSANFIYD